From one Lycium barbarum isolate Lr01 chromosome 6, ASM1917538v2, whole genome shotgun sequence genomic stretch:
- the LOC132644141 gene encoding uncharacterized protein LOC132644141, which translates to MVIDDKNQKVVAIDQVYKDKDTLKVVMVNYAITNRFNYRTERSNVISYTLVCVSGECDWKFKASSVGKSGMFRVREFQDKHTCPLKEKVYFQCQATSRLISGIVKPKISNHKRKYTPKDIAEDVKYDFGMDVSYMVAWRAKERAMNDLMGEPAESYKRLPGYLYILDKTYPGSHIRMLKTRENEFLYVFIALYAFIKGFDYCQPIVVVDGSHLKTPYNGTFVSASTLDGAGNILPLAYGVIDSENDRSWTWFF; encoded by the exons atggtTATTGATGACAAGAACCAAAAAGTAGTTGCCATCGATCAAGTATACAAGGATAAAGATACATTAAAAGTTGTGATGGTGAATTATGCAATTACGAACAGGTTCAACTATCGGACAGAAAGGAGCAATGTAATAAG ctaCACTCTTGTGTGCGTATCAGGAGAGTGTGATTGGAAATTCAAGGCGTCAAGTGTCGGTAAGTCAGGAATGTTTAGAGTTAGGGAGTTTCAAGACAAACATACATGTCCATTAAAGGAAAAGGTTTATTTCCAATGCCAAGCTACAAGTCGGTTGATAAGTGGGATTGTCAAACCAAAAATATCAAATCATAAGAGGAAATATACGCCTAAAGACATTGCGGAGGACGTCAAATATGATTTTGGAATGGATGTGTCGTACATGGTTGCTTGGCGGGCCAAAGAAAGGGCGATGAACGATTTAATGGGTGAACCGGCTGAATCTTATAAAAGACTACCTGGATATCTATACATATTGGATAAGACTTACCCGGGTTCACATATTAGAATGCTTAAAACCCGCGAAAATGAATTTCTGTATGTTTTTATAGCACTATATGCATTTATCAAAGGCTTTGATTATTGTCAGCCAATTGTGGTGGTTGATGGAAGCCACTTAAAAACACCATACAATGGAACATTTGTCTCGGCAAGCACATTAGACGGTGCAG GCAACATACTTCCCTTAGCATATGGTGTGATTGATTCTGAGAATGACAGATCATGGACGTGGTTTTTTTAG
- the LOC132644140 gene encoding uncharacterized protein LOC132644140, with protein MAKAYTQDDFDELMGKVQKVDMRVAEYLKSAGRDKWARLYASVNRGWTMTSNIAECINRHLQAAKELPIYDFLEEVRRMSGRWNYNNRRNGTYTFTTLGKKFQEMLSINEYLCLRMTVEPSTEFVYTVHDGGRRFILNLNSKTCSCRMFQLDEIPCPHAWAVIKKKNLVAEDYCSDLFKPETVLKTYDVPVDPLPDEREWNIPKNILEDVVLPPRYKRPPGRPKKRRDKPLSELLFGKSRHACSTCGQLGNNRRSCSFEPLRK; from the exons ATGGCAAAGGCATACACGCAGGATGATTTCGATGAGTTAatgggaaaggttcaaaaggtaGATATGCGCGTGGCAGAGTATTTGAAATCGGCTGGTAGAGACAAGTGGGCTAGATTGTATGCATCTGTTAACCGAGGGTGGACAATGACTTCTAACATAGCAGAGTGCATTAACCGACATCTTCAAGCAGCTAAAGAACTGCCTATATATGACTTTCTCGAAGAAGTTAGAAGGATGTCTGGGAGATGGAATTACAATAACCGGAGAAATGGAACATACACGTTCACTACACTCGGTAAAAAGTTTCAGGAGATGCTATCAATCAACGAGTATCTATGTCTACGAATGACG gTAGAACCGTCAACCGAATTCGTGTACACAGTACATGATGGAGGACGACGATTCATTCTTAATTTGAATAGCAAAACTTGCAGTTGTCGTATGTTTCAACTAGATGAAATCCCCTGCCCGCATGCATGGGCtgtcattaaaaagaaaaatctggTTGCTGAGGATTATTGCTCTGATTTGTTCAAACCGGAGACCGTGTTGAAGACATATGATGTACCTGTGGATCCTCTACCCGACGAGCGTGAATGGAACATTCCCAAAAACATCTTGGAGGATGTGGTTTTGCCACCAAGATACAAGAGACCGCCTGGTAGGCCAAAGAAGAGGCGTGATAAGCCTTTAAGTGAATTGTTGTTTGGAAAGAGCAGACATGCTTGCAGTACTTGTGGACAACTTGGGAACAACAGACGTTCATGTAGTTTTGAGCCTCTGAGGAAGTGA
- the LOC132644139 gene encoding uncharacterized protein LOC132644139 codes for MILERMHEAEWADAGEIRGLFCFCNNGGDESQQHDVDATSAEKLVAERRSKKIHDPARIRNPSTMQVDTEVQGQLFRCFMVRELKRSNSDAFVIDINGTELTFGLFEFALITGLKCYGDEVVFDEGPNRLLDEYFGGSDKDWGVGDNADEDAVKIAILYFIHTYILSSEKRNVTVPRHHFDLVESEQYNEYTWGKEAFDDLIKSIHHKMDKPKQFYCLRGFPFAMQVWIYECCSNVDPNLMVKTGSRIPRMLNWRTVNQKPSVNYLMLGMFKDGEDNCCKFNNIVPTMLEVEKLGLRAYLVNRLAPPPQTHQEEENEYADFSTTPPHISQFNQRKKKRLLQVSTAFLLTSVPVDDVSTSKSIDLTSLRQELNQFKQEVFAEFKVVFTKLKVVSTEIKDLRKIIDKNFEKDDDSETQDPLHDGNIHQQAGDYMDHGDDIHMETDTGDVHPTEEKGLAPDIQVGIGNDSGDTLKASTEEITEGGDLSGEPKTSVERSADPTEEKGLAPDIQVDIGNESGDTMEASTEEIAEGGDISGEPKTSVERSGKHTVEEQKCSDDSNNSEMIAQVLANIAESVMTNEQFHAEKTEENTSSTVLEEPQAAVCNAQPLSQWLLPDEYLPSQTPGKEIMLHPSVTRATHPSKYKSSPFVVVRGKDHVHVFDKKYPFQIDPITGPLDVQMVDEYRTWLRNGLLVRHNSKKNYEDHYKKKAVFDNGVKYNFGITTVNDKNWFYLLSMDGQLWNDERAIFQDIRTLTSFSITFGRKESMIKGTVSASPLLTAYSSRELMWSTTHIAMFETQKNVANEDQVLIEYVKGHRLIANVPWHTVDNMLIPVNIQEENHWRLYVYNSYQSAGHNAVVRNEIKKLATLLPHFLHLAGFYVNQKSIDLVKDPTYADKGQIDILEVVYVDNLPHQTVGSTDCGVFVAAYAEYLTSGERIPDVIDANMQRMRYGALLWDYAKGKVADNAESDNEVPPRPIRPAIDYDTVDAIDV; via the exons CAACAACATGATGTTGATGCAACTTCTGCTGAGAAATTGGTTGCTGAAAGGAGATCTAAGAAAATCCATGATCCTGCCAGAATCAGAAATCCTTCAACt ATGCAAGTTGACACCGAGGTGCAGGGTCAGTTATTTAGGTGTTTTATGGTTAGGGAGTTGAAACGTAGTAATAGTGATGCGTTTGTTATCGATATTAATGGGACGGAATTGACATTCGGTCTTTTTGAATTTGCTTTAATTACTGGTTTGAAGTGTTACGGGGATGAAGTTGTTTTTGACGAGGGTCCTAACAGATTGTTGGATGAATATTTCGGTGGTTCTG ACAAGGATTGGGGTGTTGGTGATAACGCAGATGAAGATGCTGTAAAGATTGCGATCCTGTATTTCATTCATACTTACATACTTTCAAGTGAAAAGAGGAACGTCACAGTCCCAAGACATCATTTTGACTTGGTGGAGAGTGAACAGTACAATGAATATACATGGGGTAAGGAAGCAtttgatgatttgattaagaGTATTCACCACAAGATGGACAAGCCGAAACAGTTTTATTGTCTACGGGGTTTCCCTTTTGCTATGCAAGTGTGGATATATGAGTGCTGCTCTAATGTTGACCCCAATTTAATGGTTAAAACCGGAAGCCGAATCCCAAGAATGCTTAATTGGAGAACAGTGAACCAAAAGCCATCTGTTAACTACTTGATGTTGGGCATGTTTAAGGACGGTGAG GACAATTGTTGTAAATTCAACAACATTGTTCCGACCATGTTAGAGGTTGAGAAGCTTGGTCTGCGTGCATACCTGGTCAACAGACTTGCACCACCACCCCAAACACACCAAGAGGAGGAAAATGAATATGCAGATTTTTCCACAACACCTCCCCAT ATAAGCCAGTTCAatcaaaggaaaaagaaaaggctGCTCCAAGTGTCCACCGCGTTCCTGTTGACAAGCGTTCCTGTTGACGACGTATCCACCAGCAAATCAATTGACCTCACAAGTTTGAGGCAGGAACTTAATCAATTTAAGCAGGAA GTGTTTGCTGAATTCAAGGTTGTTTTTACTAAGCTCAAGGTTGTTTCTACTGAGATCAAGGATCTTCGCAAAATTATTGATAAAAATTTCGAAAAG gatGATGACAGTGAGACTCAAGATCCTTTACATGATGGCAACATACATCAACAAGCTGGTGATTACATGGACCATGGTGACGATATTCACATGGAGACTGATACGGGTGATGTGCATCCAACAGag GAGAAGGGTCTTGCACCGGATATTCAAGTCGGTATTGGCAATGATAGCGGCGATACGCTGAAAGCTTCAACCGAAGAGATTACGGAAGGAGGTGATCTTTCAGGAGAACCGAAGACTTCGGTTGAACGTTCGGCTGATCCAACAGAG gaaaagggTCTTGCACCGGATATTCAAGTTGATATTGGCAATGAGAGCGGCGATACGATGGAAGCTTCAACCGAAGAGATTGCAGAAGGAGGTGATATTTCAGGAGAACCGAAGACTTCGGTTGAACGTTCGGGGAAACATACTGTGGAAGAGCAAAAATGTTCTGATGATTCAAATAATTCCGAG ATGATCGCACAGGTGCTAGCAAATATAGCAGAATCAGTAATGACTAACGAACAATTTCATGCGGAAAAAACCGAGGAAAACACCAGCTCAACTGTCTTAGAGGAACCCCAGGCAGCAGTTTGTAACGCGCAGCCGTTGTCTCAGTGGCTGTTGCCTGATGAGTATTTACCAAGCCAAACCCCAGGAAAAGAAATCATGTTACATCCATCAGTCACACGAGCTACACACCCCAGTAAATACAAGTCTTCACCATTT GTAGTAGTTCGGGGCAAGGATCATGTTCATGTGTTTGATAAAAAATATCCATTCCAGATAGATCCCATTACTGGTCCACTTGATGTCCAGATGGTGGATGAATACCGTACTTGGCTTCGAAACGGTCTGCTTGTGAGGCACAATAGCAA AAAGAACTACGAAGACCATTACAAAAAAAAGGCAGTTTTTGACAATGGAGTCAAATACAATTTTGGCATCACAACTGTCAATGATAAGAACTGGTTTTACCTGTTATCGATGGATGGTCAGCTTTGGAATGACGAG AGAGCTATTTTTCAGGACATTCG CACATTGACATCATTTTCTATTACTTTCGGAAGAAAGGAAAGTATGATAAAAGGAACAGTTTCAGCTTCACCACTGTTGACTGCCTATTCAAGCAGAGAATTGATGTGGTCCACCACGCATATCGCAATGTTTGAAACCCAGAAAAATGTGGCAAATGAAGATCAAGTATTGATTGAGTATGTTAAGGGCCACAGGCTTATTGCCAATGTCCCGTGGCATACGGTTGACAACATGCTAATACCGGTGAATATACAAGAAGAAAATCATTG GCGTTTATATGTTTACAACTCGTATCAATCAGCGGGGCACAACGCAGTTGttaggaatgaaataaaaaagcTTGCTACACTTCTGCCACATTTCCTACATCTGGCTGGATTCTATGTAAATCAAAAAAGCATAGATTTGGTGAAAGACCCAACATATGCGGATAAGGGACAGATCGATATTCTTGAAGTTGTCTATGTTGATAATCTGCCGCATCAAACTGTTGGTAGCAC ggACTGTGGTGTCTTTGTGGCAGCGTATGCTGAGTATTTGACATCGGGTGAAAGGATTCCAGATGTCATTGATGCAAACATGCAGCGTATGAGATACGGTGCACTCTTATGGGACTACGCTAAAGGCAAGGTTGCTGACAATGCAGAGAGTGATAATGAAGTTCCACCAAGACCGATTAGGCCAGCAATCGATTACGACACTGTAGATGCAATTGATGTTTGA